The sequence AGGCCCCGGAGCCCTGGCTGGCCACCGCGTTCGTGCCGGGACCCTCCCTCGCGGAAGTCGTCGGGACCCGGGGACCGCTGCCCGCCGACACGGTCCGGGCACTCGGCTCGCGGCTGGCCGAAGCGCTCCTCGCGGTGCACGGAGCGGGCCTCCTGCACCGCGACGTCAAGCCCGGCAACGTCCTCCTCGCGCTCGACGGGCCCCGCCTCATCGACTTCGGCATCGCCCGCCACGAGGGCGCCACCGCGCTCACCGCCACCGACGCGGTGATCGGCACCCCCGGCTACCTGGCCCCCGAACAGGCCGTGGCGGGGCCGCTCGGACCGGGCTGCGACGTGTTCTCCCTGGGCTGCGTCCTCGTGTACGCGGCGACCGGACGGCGCCCGCTCGGGACGGGAACACCGGCCGGGGTCCTCTTCCGCACGGTGCACGAGGAGCCGGACCTGCACGGGGTGCCGGCCGTGCTGCTGCCCCTGGTCACGGCCTGCCTGGCCAAGGACCCGGCCGACCGGCCGGGCACCGGGGAGATCGCCCGGACCCTCGCGGGAAGCCCCGCCGACTGGGAGGTGCCCGGCCTGGCCGCCACGGTCGCCGCCCGCTCGGCCGCCGCTCTCGCCCTCCCCGACCCCGAACCGACCCCCGCCACCGGGGTCCCGGAACCACCGCGCCCGACCCGGCGACGCCTCCTGGCCGCAGGAGCGGCCGGCGCCGTCGCCCTCGCGGGCGGCGGAACCGCCGCCTGGGTGGCCGCCACCCGGCGCGGCGGCACGGGAAAGCCACCCGCCCCCCTTCCCGCGTACCGCGTCGCCCTGCACGCGGACCTGACCGGAGCGGGCAGATCCGTCGGCCTCGCCCACCAGCGCGGGGCCCTCCTCGCGATCGACGCCCACAACTCCCGTACGGACAAGACCTTCACGCTCACGCTGCGCACCGAGGACGACGCCGGGGACGCCACCCGCGCCCTCGGTGCCGCCGACCGGATCACCGCCGACTCCCGGGTGCTCGCCGTCATCGGCCCCACCGCGCAAGTCATCGACGGCAAGGTCGCGACCCACTACGAGAAGGCACGCCTCGCCCAGGTCGTCGTCGCGGCGGGCTCCACCACCGTCGCCGGGGCGGGCCCCGGTTCCCTGTGCGTACTGCGGCCGTCCGACCCGGCGCTGGCCATCGGGCTGATCTCCTACCTGGCCCGGGTCCGGCCGACCGACCACGTCGTCATCATCGAGGACCGCGCGGACGCGCAGAGCAGCTGGGCGATCAGGGACCACCTGCCGAGAGCCCCGGTCGACGGGGTCAGGTACACCACGGAGACCGTCGCGGCCACCGCCCGCACCTTCGCCCCCGCCGCCCGCGCCGCGGTCGGCGCCGGGGCGGGCGCGGTCGTCTACGCCGGATCGTCCGCCGCCCGGGGCGCCCGCTGCGCCAAGGACCTGGCCGCCGCCGGCTTCACCGGCACCGGAATGTCGCTCGGCCCCGTCCTCGCCCCGGCCTTCCTCCGGGACGCGGGCAAGGCCGCCGAGGGCTGGGTCTTCGGCGAGGCGTACACCGACCCGACGGCCCTGCCCGCGGCCAAGGCGTTCACCGCCGCGCACCGCGAACGGTTCGGCTCGGCGCCCGGCACCTGGGCCGCCGAGGCGTACGACGCGGTGGGCCTGATCGCGCGGGCCGGCCGCACCACGAGCGCCGTCGACGCGCCGCGCGACGGGGTGGCCGGGAGAATCCTGAGCACCGAATACCGGGGCATCACCCGGCGGCTGTCCTTCTACAGCAGACACCAGGTGAAGCCCCAGACGGGCATCTTCCTCCACCGGGTCGACGGGGGACGGGCCCGCTTCCTCGGGCTCCACACCTCGGTGTGAGCCCGCCGGTCCGCCGAACGGAGCAGGAACCGGACCCGTACGGCACGGCGTGAAGCGGAGCTGCGGCCCCGTTTAAGAAAACCTCGATGGACCTGGGGCGCGGGGTACGGCAGATTTCTCCGTGACGGCGGAGGATGGTGCGCGGCAGCCGGTGCGAGCGCGCTGCCATGCCGTCCCTCTCATCCTTCCCCGGGCCGCAGGCTTCCTCAGGCACGCCCCCGGCCCGGGGAGATCAACGCCGCACCAGGTACAGGGAGCCGCAGCCGTGAAGGCACTCGTGAAGCAGAAGGCCGAGCCCGGACTCTGGCTGATGGACGTACCCGAGCCCGAGACCGGCCCATCGGACGTCCTGATCAAGGTCCTGCGCACCGGCATCTGCGGGACCGACCTGCACATCCGCAACTACGACGGCTGGGCGCAGCAGGCCATCAGCACGCCGCTCGTCCTCGGGCACGAGTTCGTCGGCGAGGTCGCCGCGACCGGCTCCGACGTCGTCGACATCGCCGTGGGCGACCTGGTCAGCGGCGAGGGCCACCTCGTCTGCGGCAAGTGCCGCAACTGCCTGGCCGGACGCCGTCACCTCTGCCGCTCCACGCTCGGCCTCGGCGTCGGCCGCGACGGCGCCTTCGCCGAGTACGTCGCCCTGCCCGCGTCCAACGTGTGGGTGCACCGGGTCCCCGTCGACCTCGACGTCGCCGCGATCTTCGATCCGTTCGGCAACGCCGTGCACACCGCGCTGTCCTTCCCGCTGGTCGGCGAGGACGTCCTGATCACAGGCGCCGGCCCCATCGGCATCATGGCCGCCGCCGTCGCCCGGCACGCCGGCGCCCGCAACATCATGATCACCGACGTCAGCGAGGCCCGCCTGGACCTCGCCCGCGAGGTCGGCGTCAGCCTGGCGCTCAACGTCGGCGAGCACACCATCGCCGACGGCCAGCAGAAGCTGGGACTGCGCGAGGGCTTCGACATCGGCCTGGAGATGTCCGGCCGCCCCGAGGCGATGCGCGACATGATCGCGAACATGACGCACGGCGGCCGGATCGCCATGCTCGGACTCCCCTCCGAGGAGTTCGCCGTCGACTGGGCCCGGATCGTCACCTCCATGATCACGGTCAAGGGCATCTACGGCCGCGAGATGTACGAGACCTGGTACGCCATGTCCGTCCTGCTGGAGGGCGGCCTCGACCTCGCCCCCGTGATCACCGGCCGGTACGGCTACCGCGACTTCGAGGCGGCCTTCGACGACGCGGCGAGCGGACGCGGCGGCAAGGTCATCCTCGACTGGACCGTCTGACCTCTTCACCTCTAAGGAACCGGCATGTTCGACTCCGTACGCGACGACCTGCGCACCACCCTCGAAGAGATCGAGGCGGCCGGTCTGCACAAGCCCGAGCGCGTCATCGGCACCCCGCAGTCCGCGACCGTCGCCGTCACCGCGGGCGGCCGTCCGGGCGAGGTGCTGAACTTCTGCGCCAACAACTACCTGGGCCTCGCCGACCACCCCGATGTGATCGCCGCCGCGCACGAGGCGCTGGACCGCTGGGGCTACGGCATGGCGTCCGTCCGCTTCATCTGCGGCACCCAGGAGGTCCACAAGGAGCTGGAGCAGCGGCTCTCCGCCTTCCTGGGCCAGGAGGACACGATCCTCTACTCCTCCTGCTTCGACGCCAACGGCGGCGTGTTCGAGACGATCCTCGGCCCGGAGGACGCGGTCATCTCCGACGCCCTCAACCACGCCTCGATCATCGACGGCATCCGCCTGTCCAAGGCCAAGCGCTTCCGCTACGCCAACCGCGACATGGCCGACCTGGAGCAGCAGCTCAAGGAGGCGTCCGGCGCCCGGCGCCGCCTCGTCGTCACCGACGGTGTCTTCTCCATGGACGGGTACGTCGCGCCGCTGCGCGAGATCTGCGACCTCGCCGAGCGCTACGACGCCATGGTCATGGTCGACGACTCGCACGCCGTCGGCTTCGTCGGCGCGGGCGGCCGCGGCACGCCGGAGCTGCACGACGTGATGGACCGCGTCGACATCATCACCGGCACCCTCGGCAAGGCGCTCGGCGGGGCCTCCGGCGGTTACGTCGCGGCCCGCGCCGAGATCGTCGCCCTGCTGCGCCAGCGCTCGCGCCCGTACCTCTTCTCCAACTCGCTCGCCCCGGTCATCGCCGCCGCCTCCCTCAAGGTCATCGACCTGCTGGAGTCCGCGGGCGACCTGCGCGAGCGGCTCAACGCCAACACCGCGCTCTTCCGTACCCGGATGACCGAGGAGGGCTTCGACATCCTGCCCGGCGACCACGCCATCGCCCCCGTGATGATCGGGGACGCGGCGAAGGCAGGCCGGATGGCGGAGCTGCTCCTGGAGCGCGGTGTGTACGTGATCGGGTTCTCGTACCCGGTCGTCCCGCAGGGCGCGGCCCGTATCCGCGTCCAGCTCTCCGCGGCGCACTCCACGGCCGACGTGAACCGCGCCGTGGACGCGTTCGTCGCCGCCCGCGCCGTACTGGAGGGCTGACCCCGGGCGGTCGCGGGGGCGGTCAGGGCGCCCCCGCGACCTGGGACAATGGGGCACATGATCGATGCACGGCGGCTCCGCGTCCTGCGAGCCGTGGCGGACCACCGCACGGTGACCGCCGCGGCTGCCGCGCTGTACCTGACCCCCTCCGCCGTCTCCCAGCAGCTCGCCGCCCTCGAACAGGAGACCGGCCACCGGCTGGTCGAACGCGGCTCGCGCGGCGCCCGCCTCACGCCCGCCGGCGAGATCCTGCTCACCCACACCAACGTGGTGCTGGCCCAGCTGGAGCGCGCCGAGGCCGAGCTCGCCGCCTACGGCTCGGGCGACGCCGGTACGGTCACGGTCGCCGCGTTCGCCACCGGCATAGGCCTGGTCCTGGCCCCCGCCATCGCCGCCCTCAGCCGCATCGCACCCGGCATCAAGGTCCGCGTCCAGGACGCGGAGGGCGACGCGAGCGTCCCGATGGTCCTGGACCGGCAGGTCGATGTCGCCGTCGCCGTCGAATACCGGGGCGCCCCCGGCGAGGACGACCGCCGCCTGACCCGCGTCCCCCTGTACTCGGAGCCGTTCGACGCGGTGCTCCCGGTGGGCCACCGCCTGGCGGACCAGGAGCAGGTGGCCGTCGCCGACCTGGCCAAGGACGCCTGGATCGGCCCGTACCCGGGCAACCCGTGCCACGACGTGGTGGTCCTGGCCTGCGAGTACGCAGGCTTCGCCCCGAACCTCGAACACTCATCCGACGACTTCCACGCGGTGGTCGCACTCGCCGGCGCGAACGCCGGAGTGGCCCTCGTCCCGCGCTCCGCGCTGCGGGGCATGGCCCTGACCGGCGTGGTGGTCCGCCCGGTCCGGGGCACCGCCCCCACCCGCCGGGTCTTCGCGGCGGTACGCCGGGGCGCCGAGACCCACCCGCTGATCGAGCCGGTGCTGGAGGCGCTGGCGGGGGCGGCGGGTGGCGTGGCACGTCCGGACGTCCGGGCCTGACGGGGGCCGGCCCCCGACGACGAACCGCCCGAAGACCAGTGATCCAGCAACGGCAGTGTGGCGGGTCGTAGTCGGCACCGGGGGAGGCAGAACGCGTGGGCGACGGCAAGGACAGCGGCAAGGTTCTGGACATCAGCGGGGACACGGATTCCCGGTTCAATGCCCTCGACCTCGCCCGGGAGATCGCCCGCGCCTGGCGCCTGTCCCTCAAGCAGGCATTTCCGCACAAGGAGTTCGACGTTCAGGCAACCGAAACGGAGGACAGCCCTTAGCCTGCCCCACGCGAGCTGTTGACCCGGCTCGGGGCAGGCCGCGAAGGGTCACTGACGGGTGCCCGCTTCCTGATGCCGGCCACCCCGCCCGCCGGGCACCAGCGTGCCCACAGCAGCCGCCGCCGTCACGGCCGCCGCCAGCACCCCGTACCGCGCCGGAGGCAGATACGGCAGGCCGCCCGTCGCCGGGAGCGCGAACGCGAGCAGGGGGATCGCCGCGACCACCGTTCCGATGGCCAGGCCCGCCACCGTCACCAGGCCCGTCTCCAGCACCCGCATCCGCAGCAGCTGACCGCGCCCCGTGCCGACGAGCCGCAGCAGGTGGAACTCCGGGCGGCGGCCGGCCGAGATCAGCGCGAGGGTGCTGACCACGGCGAGCAGCGCGAAGCCGCCGATCACGCCGACGCCGATGACGATCAGGGCGTCGTCCTGGTCCGAGGACGACGGGCTGATCCGCACGTCGTCCGCCGTCGCCGGCCGGACATCGAGTCCCTTGTACGGGGCCAGCGCACGCCGTACGGCGGACGTGGCGTCCCGGTCATCCGCCGAGCGCACCAGGATCTGCTGGTCGCGGGCAGCCGAGACATGGCCGGCCAGTGCCTCGCGGGGCAGCATGAACTCACCGAGCCCCAGGGACCGTTCGTAGAGTGCCACCACCTTGGGCCGCACCCGCGTACCGTCACCGAGACGCAGCTCCACCGTGTCCCCGACGCCGACGCCCAGGTCGTCGGCCCGGTCCTTGCCGACGGCGACCGTGTCCGGGCCGGTGAGACCGGACAGGTCGCCCGCCGTGACCCGGGCGTCGAGCGTGCCGGACAACTGGTCCGCCGTGACGCCCAGCACCGGGAAGCGGTCCAGCGCCGGATCACCGGCCTCGCGATGGGCGAGGACGACGGCCGACCGCAGCAGGCCCGTCGCGGCCGCCACCCCGGGCGCCCGGCGCACGGCCTCGGCCGCGCCCCCGGGGATGCCCGACGCGGGGCCCGTCACCACCAGGTCCGCCCGCACCGCGTCGGACGCCTGCCGGCCGGCGGCCCGCTCCAGCGTCGTCCCGGCCGCCAGCTGGACGCACACGAACGCGACGACCAGCACGATCGGGGTGAGCGCCGCACCCAGCCGGCGGTTGTGCGCGGCGGCGGACCGGGCGGCCAGGAATCCGGAGACCCCGCCCGCCCGCCGGACCGGTGCGCCGAGGACCCGCATCGACACCCGGGCGATCCACGGACCGAGCAGCGCCACCGCGATGATCAGCGACGTCGCCGCCCCCGACGCCGCGAGCGCCGCGGCCTGACCGCTCTGCGTGGCCGCCGTCCCGGCCGAACCCAGCCCCGCGACCGCCAGCAGCACACCCGCGCCCGTGCGAAGCCGCCCCGGCTCGCCCGGCTCCGGCGCCCGCGCCGCGCTCAGGGCGACCGCGGGCCGCGTCCGGGTCACCGTCCGCGCCGCGAGCAGCGCCACCGGCCGGGCGGCCAGTGCCACGACCAGCGCACCCGCGACGCCCGCCGCGACCGGGAGCCACACCGGGACGGGCAGCGGCAGCGGGCCGGTGGTCAGCAGCGACCGCATCAGCAGCCCCAACGGCACCGACCCGACCGCGCCCAGCACCGCGGCGACGTCCGCGACCCGGCCCGCCTCCCGGCCGACCGCCGACCTGAGCTGCCGGGGCGTCGCCCCGACCGCCCGCAGCAGCGCCAGTTCGCCGGAACGCTGGTGGACGGCCTGGGAGACCGTGGTGGCGATCACCAGCAGCGCCACCATGACCACTGTTCCGGCGACCGAAGCCAGCATCGCCAGCAGATCACCGCGTCCGCCGAGCGCGTCGACGTGCTCCGCCTCGCCGCGCTCGGCACCCGTCAGTACGCGCGGACCGCGCTCACCTCCGGCCCGCCCCGCCACGGCCTCGCCCACCGACGCCCGCAACGCGTCGGCGGAAACGCCCGGTTCGGCCATGACACCGATGGCGTCCACCGTGCCGGGGTGGCCGCCCAGTGCGGTGAGCCGTGCCTCGGTGAAGAACACGGCGGGCGCGCCGCCCCGGTGGCCGGTGGCCGCCACCCCGCTGACGGTGTACTGCCGTGCGGCGCCGCCCACTTGCAGCGTGATGTGCCCGCCCGCCTCCGCCAGCGCCGCGTCCACGACCACCTCGGACGCGGACCTCGGCGCGCGCCCCTCGGACAGTTCGTACGCGGTGAGCACCGCGGACGGCCACGAGCGGCCCACCGCCGGCGCCCCCTCACCCACGGTCACCGGGACGGAGTCGTCCGCGACGGCCAGCGCCACACCGTCCGCCGCTGCCGCCCGCGCGACCACGGAGCGGTCCAGCCGGACCCGTTCCGGCAGATACGCGGTGGCCGTCTGCGGCTCACTGCCCCAGGGCTTCGCCGTGTACGTGACCCGCTGATCGGCCACCACGACCGCGTCGGCCCCGGTGTAGCGCTCCACCGGGGGCTTCGCCAGCAGCAGCGAGCCGAGCACCAGGGCGAAGGCGCCGAGCAGCGCCGCCGCGGCGGCCGCCGCCGCGAACACCGCGGTCCAGGCGCGGCGGTGGGCCGTGAGCGAGCGGCGGGCCAGGAACGCCGAGGCGCGCCGGCTCCCGGCCCGCAGGGCCGTCCCGCTTGGGGTGGAAGTCATCGCAGCCGGCCCCCGTCCATGGTCAGCACGGTGTCCGCCCAGCTCGCCGCCACCGGGTCATGGGTGACCATCACGACCGTACGGCCGTCCAGCCGTACCGCGTCCCGCAGCAGGCCGAGCACCAGCGCCGCCGACTCCGGGTCGAGGGAGGCCGTCGGCTCGTCCGCGAAGAGCACATCGGGGTGGTTGACCAGCGCCCGTGCGACCGCGACCCGTTGCTGCTGGCCGCCGGACAGGGTGCCGGGCCGGTCGTCGCCCCGGCCGGCCAGGCCCACCCGGTCCAGCAGCAGCCGCCCCCGGTCCAGCACGCCCGCGCCCCGCGGGTCGGCGCCGGCCAGGACCAGCGGCAGTACGACGTTCTCCACGATGCTCAGCGACGGCACCAGGTTCAGCGCGTGGGACTGGAAGACGAACCCGATCCGGTCCCGCCGCAGCCGGGTCAGCGCCGCCTCGGAGAGCCGGCCGAGGTCGGTCCCCGCGATCCGTACCGTTCCCGACGTCGGCCGGTCCAGGCCCGCCGCGCACTGGAGGAAGGTGCTCTTGCCCGATCCGGAGGGCCCGACGACCGCGGTGAAGCTCCCCTCCGGCACCGCACAGCTCACCGCGTCCAGGGCGACGGTCTCCCGGCCGCTGCCGCGCCGCCCGTGGTGCCGGCTCACCGCCTCCAGCTCCAGCGCCGCCGCGCGCACCGTCGTGGTTGTCTCCACCGTGAACCCCTCGCTCGTTTACCCGTACCGCCTGACCTGCATAAACGGTAGGAGCGGCGAGGCGGCCGGGGGAGGGTGCGCGCTCCCGGGCGGGGGTACAGCCTGCTCCACCACGGCCCGGGGGGCCGGCCGCACTCCGGGTACGGGCCCGCCCCCGTAACGTGGTGCGGCATGAGCACCGCCGCCCCCGCCCCGCTGACGACCGCGATCCGCCGCTCCTGGCACGCCTCGCAGTACCTCCTCATCGGCATCCCGGTCGCGCTGCTGGCCTATGTGGCCGCCTTCCTGGTGGTGGCGGCGCTGCTGTTCGCCGTCGTGGTCATCGGGCTGCCCGCGCTGCCCGAGGCGGCGAAGGCGCTGCACCGGTTCGCCGAGTTCGAGCGGCGCAGGGCGGCGGCCCTCCTCGGCGTCCCGTACCGGCCGATGCCGCAACTGCCGTACGACAGAGGGGAGCTCGGGCAACGGGTCCGGCTGGTGCTCTCCGATCCCGTCGCCCGGCGCGAGGCCCTGTGGCTGCCCGTCCAGGCGGTCGCGGGCAACGCCGTCGGCTACGTCACGATGGTGCTGTGGCCGGTCGGGCTGCTGGTGGACGGGATCGCGCTGCCGGTGACGCGGCTGCTGGACCGGCGGGCCGCCGACGAGTACGGCACGCCGCTGCCCGAACGGCACGGCCTGGTCCTGCGCTGGCACCCCGTGCTCGCCCGGCTCTCGGCGGAGTGGACGAGCTCCCTGCTCGAGGCCCCGCCCGCCGCCGAACTCGCCGAACGGGTGGCCCAGCTGACCGAGAGCCGGGCCGGCGCCGTCGAGGCGCACGGCGCCGAACTCCGCCGTATCGAACGCGACCTGCACGACGGCGCGCAGGCCCGCATCGTCGCCCTGTCGATGCGCATCGGCCTGGCCAAGCGGCTGCTGGACCAGGACCCGGCCGCCGCCCGGCAGCGCCTGGACGAGGCCCAGGACGGCGTCGACGCCGCGCTCGCCGAGCTGCGGCACGTGGTGCGGGGCATCCACCCACCGGTCCTCACCGACCGCGGACTCGCCGGCGCGGTGCGGGCGCTGGCCGCGGACTGCGCCGTCCCCGTCACCGTGGAACTCGACGCGGTCGACGACGGGCGCCGGCTGCCGGCCGCCGTCGAGGCGGCCGCCTACTTCGTGGTCGCCGAGGCGCTCACCAACATCGGCAAGCACAGCGGCGCGACGGCCGCGAGCGTCCGCATCGACCGGGCCCCCGGCACCCTGCTCGTGGCCATCGGCGACGATGGGCACGGCGGCGCGGACGAACGCGGCGGCAGCGGGCTGGTCGGGATCAGGCGGCGTATCGCCGCTCTGGACGGCACCACCCGCGTGAGCAGCCCCCTCGGGGGGCCGACGGACATCGAGGTGGAGCTGCCGTGCGGATCGTGATCGCCGAGGACAACGCCCTGTTGCGGGAGGGCCTGATCCTGCTGCTCACCAGCTCGGGCCACGAGGTGGTGGCCGACGCGGCGGCCGGCCCCGAGGTGCTGCCCGCCCTGCTGGAGCACCGCCCGGACGCCGCCGTCCTGGACGTACGGCTGCCGCCGACCTTCCGCGACGAGGGGCTGCGCGCCGCCATCGCCGCCCGCGAGGAGATGCCGGAGCTGCCGATCCTCGT comes from Streptomyces sp. Mut1 and encodes:
- a CDS encoding bifunctional serine/threonine-protein kinase/ABC transporter substrate-binding protein, whose amino-acid sequence is MRPLTSDDPRTIGAYRTLVRLGAGGMGVVYLARTSGGSLAAVKVIHAEHATDPGFRARFRREAEAAARITGPWVVPVTGADTEAPEPWLATAFVPGPSLAEVVGTRGPLPADTVRALGSRLAEALLAVHGAGLLHRDVKPGNVLLALDGPRLIDFGIARHEGATALTATDAVIGTPGYLAPEQAVAGPLGPGCDVFSLGCVLVYAATGRRPLGTGTPAGVLFRTVHEEPDLHGVPAVLLPLVTACLAKDPADRPGTGEIARTLAGSPADWEVPGLAATVAARSAAALALPDPEPTPATGVPEPPRPTRRRLLAAGAAGAVALAGGGTAAWVAATRRGGTGKPPAPLPAYRVALHADLTGAGRSVGLAHQRGALLAIDAHNSRTDKTFTLTLRTEDDAGDATRALGAADRITADSRVLAVIGPTAQVIDGKVATHYEKARLAQVVVAAGSTTVAGAGPGSLCVLRPSDPALAIGLISYLARVRPTDHVVIIEDRADAQSSWAIRDHLPRAPVDGVRYTTETVAATARTFAPAARAAVGAGAGAVVYAGSSAARGARCAKDLAAAGFTGTGMSLGPVLAPAFLRDAGKAAEGWVFGEAYTDPTALPAAKAFTAAHRERFGSAPGTWAAEAYDAVGLIARAGRTTSAVDAPRDGVAGRILSTEYRGITRRLSFYSRHQVKPQTGIFLHRVDGGRARFLGLHTSV
- the tdh gene encoding L-threonine 3-dehydrogenase gives rise to the protein MKALVKQKAEPGLWLMDVPEPETGPSDVLIKVLRTGICGTDLHIRNYDGWAQQAISTPLVLGHEFVGEVAATGSDVVDIAVGDLVSGEGHLVCGKCRNCLAGRRHLCRSTLGLGVGRDGAFAEYVALPASNVWVHRVPVDLDVAAIFDPFGNAVHTALSFPLVGEDVLITGAGPIGIMAAAVARHAGARNIMITDVSEARLDLAREVGVSLALNVGEHTIADGQQKLGLREGFDIGLEMSGRPEAMRDMIANMTHGGRIAMLGLPSEEFAVDWARIVTSMITVKGIYGREMYETWYAMSVLLEGGLDLAPVITGRYGYRDFEAAFDDAASGRGGKVILDWTV
- a CDS encoding glycine C-acetyltransferase; this encodes MFDSVRDDLRTTLEEIEAAGLHKPERVIGTPQSATVAVTAGGRPGEVLNFCANNYLGLADHPDVIAAAHEALDRWGYGMASVRFICGTQEVHKELEQRLSAFLGQEDTILYSSCFDANGGVFETILGPEDAVISDALNHASIIDGIRLSKAKRFRYANRDMADLEQQLKEASGARRRLVVTDGVFSMDGYVAPLREICDLAERYDAMVMVDDSHAVGFVGAGGRGTPELHDVMDRVDIITGTLGKALGGASGGYVAARAEIVALLRQRSRPYLFSNSLAPVIAAASLKVIDLLESAGDLRERLNANTALFRTRMTEEGFDILPGDHAIAPVMIGDAAKAGRMAELLLERGVYVIGFSYPVVPQGAARIRVQLSAAHSTADVNRAVDAFVAARAVLEG
- a CDS encoding LysR family transcriptional regulator; this translates as MIDARRLRVLRAVADHRTVTAAAAALYLTPSAVSQQLAALEQETGHRLVERGSRGARLTPAGEILLTHTNVVLAQLERAEAELAAYGSGDAGTVTVAAFATGIGLVLAPAIAALSRIAPGIKVRVQDAEGDASVPMVLDRQVDVAVAVEYRGAPGEDDRRLTRVPLYSEPFDAVLPVGHRLADQEQVAVADLAKDAWIGPYPGNPCHDVVVLACEYAGFAPNLEHSSDDFHAVVALAGANAGVALVPRSALRGMALTGVVVRPVRGTAPTRRVFAAVRRGAETHPLIEPVLEALAGAAGGVARPDVRA
- a CDS encoding ABC transporter permease, whose translation is MTSTPSGTALRAGSRRASAFLARRSLTAHRRAWTAVFAAAAAAAALLGAFALVLGSLLLAKPPVERYTGADAVVVADQRVTYTAKPWGSEPQTATAYLPERVRLDRSVVARAAAADGVALAVADDSVPVTVGEGAPAVGRSWPSAVLTAYELSEGRAPRSASEVVVDAALAEAGGHITLQVGGAARQYTVSGVAATGHRGGAPAVFFTEARLTALGGHPGTVDAIGVMAEPGVSADALRASVGEAVAGRAGGERGPRVLTGAERGEAEHVDALGGRGDLLAMLASVAGTVVMVALLVIATTVSQAVHQRSGELALLRAVGATPRQLRSAVGREAGRVADVAAVLGAVGSVPLGLLMRSLLTTGPLPLPVPVWLPVAAGVAGALVVALAARPVALLAARTVTRTRPAVALSAARAPEPGEPGRLRTGAGVLLAVAGLGSAGTAATQSGQAAALAASGAATSLIIAVALLGPWIARVSMRVLGAPVRRAGGVSGFLAARSAAAHNRRLGAALTPIVLVVAFVCVQLAAGTTLERAAGRQASDAVRADLVVTGPASGIPGGAAEAVRRAPGVAAATGLLRSAVVLAHREAGDPALDRFPVLGVTADQLSGTLDARVTAGDLSGLTGPDTVAVGKDRADDLGVGVGDTVELRLGDGTRVRPKVVALYERSLGLGEFMLPREALAGHVSAARDQQILVRSADDRDATSAVRRALAPYKGLDVRPATADDVRISPSSSDQDDALIVIGVGVIGGFALLAVVSTLALISAGRRPEFHLLRLVGTGRGQLLRMRVLETGLVTVAGLAIGTVVAAIPLLAFALPATGGLPYLPPARYGVLAAAVTAAAAVGTLVPGGRGGRHQEAGTRQ
- a CDS encoding ABC transporter ATP-binding protein → METTTTVRAAALELEAVSRHHGRRGSGRETVALDAVSCAVPEGSFTAVVGPSGSGKSTFLQCAAGLDRPTSGTVRIAGTDLGRLSEAALTRLRRDRIGFVFQSHALNLVPSLSIVENVVLPLVLAGADPRGAGVLDRGRLLLDRVGLAGRGDDRPGTLSGGQQQRVAVARALVNHPDVLFADEPTASLDPESAALVLGLLRDAVRLDGRTVVMVTHDPVAASWADTVLTMDGGRLR
- a CDS encoding sensor histidine kinase, translated to MSTAAPAPLTTAIRRSWHASQYLLIGIPVALLAYVAAFLVVAALLFAVVVIGLPALPEAAKALHRFAEFERRRAAALLGVPYRPMPQLPYDRGELGQRVRLVLSDPVARREALWLPVQAVAGNAVGYVTMVLWPVGLLVDGIALPVTRLLDRRAADEYGTPLPERHGLVLRWHPVLARLSAEWTSSLLEAPPAAELAERVAQLTESRAGAVEAHGAELRRIERDLHDGAQARIVALSMRIGLAKRLLDQDPAAARQRLDEAQDGVDAALAELRHVVRGIHPPVLTDRGLAGAVRALAADCAVPVTVELDAVDDGRRLPAAVEAAAYFVVAEALTNIGKHSGATAASVRIDRAPGTLLVAIGDDGHGGADERGGSGLVGIRRRIAALDGTTRVSSPLGGPTDIEVELPCGS